The Oceanispirochaeta sp. M1 genome has a window encoding:
- the cas5e gene encoding type I-E CRISPR-associated protein Cas5/CasD: MSKYILLWLEGPLQSWGYDSQFGMRDTLAFPTKSGVFGIILAALGAKGPQIDLLQVLSEYPQSVISYKKREDKESFLMDFQMVGSGYNDKDIWEKNFIPKTNDGKKAIGGGTKMTYRNYLQDAVFAVIQELPDSLAIDIAAALQAPVFNLSLGRKNCIPSEFIFQGIFSEKDESENSAQKLSEEKGLIKDFYVLDGEYPGDLITLNDVPLQFGEMKKYRDRRVSVIEC; encoded by the coding sequence ATTCCCAGTTCGGAATGAGGGATACCTTGGCATTTCCAACAAAATCAGGAGTTTTTGGAATAATTCTTGCGGCTCTCGGAGCAAAAGGACCTCAGATTGATCTCCTACAGGTATTATCAGAATATCCACAATCGGTCATTTCCTATAAAAAAAGAGAGGATAAAGAATCCTTTCTTATGGATTTTCAGATGGTTGGCAGTGGGTACAATGATAAAGATATTTGGGAGAAAAACTTTATTCCTAAAACAAATGATGGTAAAAAAGCTATTGGCGGTGGGACTAAGATGACATACCGGAACTATCTCCAGGATGCCGTTTTTGCTGTGATCCAGGAGCTTCCAGACTCCCTGGCAATTGATATAGCTGCTGCTCTTCAGGCTCCTGTCTTTAACCTTTCCCTGGGACGAAAGAATTGTATACCCTCTGAATTTATTTTCCAGGGTATATTCTCAGAAAAAGATGAGTCCGAAAATTCTGCTCAAAAATTATCTGAAGAAAAAGGGTTGATAAAAGATTTTTATGTATTGGATGGTGAATATCCCGGTGACTTGATCACTCTAAATGATGTCCCACTCCAATTTGGAGAGATGAAAAAATACCGGGATAGACGGGTTAGTGTCATTGAATGTTGA
- the cas1e gene encoding type I-E CRISPR-associated endonuclease Cas1e translates to MSLNVETPKKNRLFIKIQRNNLPQVKDRYPYIYLERGRLEIDDSSVKWIDCEGNLVRIPSASLNAILLGPGTSITHEAVKVLAASKCMVCWVGEDSMLFYAVGQCPTSNTRNMRVQMEKASSPKKRLEVARRMFLTRFPGEDISRKSLQELMGMEGRRVKQLYEQKAEEYGVGWKGRSFIPGKFQLSDITNQILSSANAALYGILTSAIYSMGFSPHIGFVHSGSPLPFIYDMADLYKEHLCIDLSFSLTLEMAGQYNKYLVAEKFRQRVLDMKILDIIGNDVKRMLDMK, encoded by the coding sequence GTGTCATTGAATGTTGAGACCCCGAAAAAGAACAGATTATTCATAAAAATCCAAAGGAACAATCTCCCTCAAGTCAAAGATAGATATCCTTATATTTATCTTGAAAGGGGAAGGTTGGAAATTGATGATAGCAGTGTTAAGTGGATTGACTGTGAGGGCAATCTTGTACGAATACCATCTGCATCATTAAATGCTATCCTCCTTGGTCCGGGAACCAGTATCACCCATGAGGCTGTAAAGGTCTTAGCCGCTTCAAAATGTATGGTCTGCTGGGTGGGGGAGGATAGTATGCTTTTCTATGCAGTCGGACAATGTCCTACATCCAATACCAGGAACATGAGAGTTCAAATGGAAAAGGCTTCTTCTCCCAAGAAAAGACTTGAAGTTGCCAGGAGAATGTTTTTAACTCGATTCCCCGGGGAAGATATTAGTCGGAAATCCTTACAAGAACTTATGGGCATGGAAGGAAGACGAGTTAAACAGCTGTATGAGCAAAAAGCAGAGGAATATGGTGTCGGCTGGAAAGGCCGTTCTTTTATTCCCGGTAAGTTTCAACTATCAGATATTACCAATCAGATTCTCAGCTCTGCCAATGCCGCATTGTATGGAATCTTGACTTCTGCCATATACAGTATGGGATTTTCCCCACATATAGGGTTTGTTCATTCAGGCAGCCCTCTACCCTTCATTTATGATATGGCAGATCTATACAAGGAACATCTATGTATTGATCTTTCTTTTTCTTTAACACTGGAAATGGCTGGTCAATATAATAAATATCTTGTTGCTGAAAAATTCAGACAAAGAGTTTTAGATATGAAAATATTGGATATTATAGGTAATGATGTAAAACGAATGTTGGATATGAAATAG
- the cas2e gene encoding type I-E CRISPR-associated endoribonuclease Cas2e produces MVVVIANDLPPAVRGRMKLWFIEPRANVFVSGIKDNIADGVINYLINSCPVTSGLLVFQKVNYPPYYKIWGIGDTKRKIASIDGLQLIFEKFQDI; encoded by the coding sequence GTGGTTGTCGTAATAGCTAATGATTTACCACCGGCGGTTCGTGGTAGGATGAAACTCTGGTTTATTGAACCACGGGCAAATGTCTTTGTTTCAGGTATTAAAGATAATATTGCTGATGGTGTTATCAATTATTTGATCAATAGTTGTCCAGTTACATCCGGGTTGTTAGTCTTTCAAAAAGTAAATTATCCTCCCTATTATAAAATTTGGGGTATTGGCGACACAAAAAGAAAAATTGCCAGTATTGATGGGCTTCAACTAATTTTTGAAAAATTTCAGGATATCTAA
- a CDS encoding 3'-5' exonuclease, which produces MSSDYTAIDFETAQGKRYSICQVGLIRVVNGKIVKEISRLVRPPKNYYWNRFIEIHGITAKDTEDAPNFAEIWKEIESYIRNQTVVAHNGMAFDFPVLEKTLEFYNMLPPSYTKRCTYKIYRKNLASLCDEYQIPLNHHDALSDARACAQLFHFHITNSKMLLS; this is translated from the coding sequence ATGAGTTCAGATTATACAGCAATAGATTTTGAAACAGCCCAGGGAAAAAGATACAGTATATGTCAGGTAGGTTTGATTCGGGTTGTTAATGGAAAGATTGTAAAAGAGATTAGTCGATTAGTCAGACCACCGAAAAATTATTACTGGAATCGATTCATTGAAATCCACGGAATAACTGCTAAAGATACAGAAGATGCACCCAATTTTGCGGAAATTTGGAAAGAGATTGAATCCTATATAAGAAATCAGACCGTTGTTGCTCATAATGGAATGGCTTTTGATTTCCCTGTTCTTGAAAAAACTCTGGAATTCTATAATATGCTTCCCCCTTCCTACACAAAAAGATGTACATATAAAATATACAGAAAGAATCTTGCCTCCCTTTGTGATGAATATCAAATTCCATTAAACCATCATGATGCTTTATCAGATGCCAGAGCCTGTGCTCAGTTATTCCATTTTCATATAACGAATTCGAAAATGTTATTATCTTAA
- a CDS encoding MFS transporter yields the protein MENILKNRQYYKFCFYGFLKNLRFFDAFFILFLIEKGLNFTQIGTLYALREITTNLFEIPSGIIADNFGRKRSLIASLLVYIISFLIFYISDNYWLFFFAFLFYGIAEAFRSGTHKGILMDYLKINKMDNMKIAYYGHTRSWSQKGAALSSLIAGIIIFYNGSYEMIFLYSIIPYVINFLLIMSYPGELDKSTEQSVRKEIFSIKATVKELFSVIRKPEVFSILNTSATHSAYLKAVKDYIQPVMVNVIILIPLLQDTEIEKKNGLFIGIMYFLIYLITSRASRMASQIAGNREKSIALTTLLLGFSSGIICGILYGVELWILALIAFMGIYIIENIRKPILTGFISDNTSNEILTSVLSVQSQWKTIITALLSVSFGILSDAFGIGAALAGISSFLMIWTFIIKAVKERK from the coding sequence ATGGAAAACATACTTAAAAACAGACAGTACTACAAATTCTGCTTCTATGGTTTTCTGAAAAATCTCCGTTTTTTTGATGCTTTCTTTATCCTTTTTCTTATTGAGAAGGGTTTGAACTTTACACAGATTGGAACTCTTTATGCTCTACGTGAAATTACCACCAATCTTTTTGAAATACCCTCAGGAATCATTGCAGACAACTTTGGCAGAAAGCGTTCTCTTATCGCATCACTTCTTGTTTATATTATTTCATTTCTGATTTTTTATATCTCAGATAACTACTGGCTTTTCTTTTTCGCCTTCCTTTTTTACGGAATAGCTGAGGCATTCCGCTCAGGAACCCATAAGGGGATACTTATGGATTATCTGAAGATAAATAAAATGGATAACATGAAGATTGCCTACTACGGACATACCCGATCCTGGTCTCAAAAAGGCGCCGCATTATCATCCCTTATAGCGGGGATTATTATATTCTATAACGGCTCCTATGAGATGATCTTCCTATATTCTATAATCCCCTATGTAATCAATTTTCTGCTGATAATGTCCTATCCGGGGGAACTTGATAAGTCAACGGAGCAGTCTGTCAGAAAGGAAATTTTTTCCATAAAAGCGACTGTAAAAGAGCTGTTCTCGGTCATCAGAAAGCCGGAAGTATTCTCCATCCTCAATACTTCCGCCACCCATTCAGCATACTTGAAAGCCGTTAAAGACTATATTCAGCCGGTTATGGTGAATGTGATTATACTCATACCTCTTCTACAGGATACTGAGATAGAGAAGAAGAACGGATTATTTATAGGGATCATGTATTTTCTGATCTATCTAATCACATCCAGAGCTTCCAGGATGGCATCACAAATTGCAGGAAACCGGGAGAAGAGCATAGCTCTCACAACCCTTCTTCTTGGTTTTTCATCTGGAATTATCTGCGGAATTCTGTATGGGGTAGAGTTATGGATACTTGCTCTTATAGCATTCATGGGTATTTATATTATTGAAAACATAAGGAAACCGATCCTTACGGGATTTATTTCTGATAATACATCCAATGAGATCCTGACTTCCGTTCTCTCGGTTCAGTCCCAGTGGAAAACCATCATTACAGCCCTGTTGTCCGTCAGCTTCGGGATTCTATCTGACGCCTTTGGAATAGGAGCGGCATTGGCCGGGATCTCATCATTCCTGATGATCTGGACTTTTATTATCAAGGCAGTTAAAGAGCGGAAATAA
- a CDS encoding endonuclease/exonuclease/phosphatase family protein, translating into MIIHTTHSMVELLRDSHMKTLLKICLIILIPLILLILWLTLTDYKPEDLEAVSITHQSRETAGDTLDIFNWNIGYGGLGRDMDFFMDEGERIRAPREEYVSYREGIYKAINESSAEIYFFQEIDWKSTRSYKDNQLEQISDILRGKSYAFASNYRVKYIPSPRIIGTQYGSVHSGLAVYSDYTMKKAERHALPGNYTWPKKIFFLDRCLLMTVLPEKSGREWVLINLHTSAYDKGGFLKKEQLEFIKTLASEEFEKGRYVVIGGDWNSFMPGTDADQFTSTETAQEFYQPLPEDWSMPGWSWAFDPKVATNRSLKDPYEAGKSFKCVIDGFLVSPNVDILEVKGIDLNFANSDHNPVMLRVGMK; encoded by the coding sequence TTGATTATACACACAACCCACTCCATGGTTGAGTTATTAAGGGATTCACACATGAAAACACTGCTGAAAATCTGCCTGATTATTCTTATACCCCTTATCCTTCTGATCTTATGGCTCACCCTCACTGACTATAAGCCTGAAGACCTTGAAGCAGTCTCAATAACTCATCAGAGTCGGGAGACTGCCGGTGATACTCTGGATATTTTCAACTGGAACATCGGTTACGGCGGCCTTGGCCGAGACATGGATTTCTTTATGGATGAAGGAGAGCGCATCAGGGCTCCCCGAGAGGAGTATGTTTCTTACAGAGAAGGTATATACAAGGCCATAAATGAGAGTTCTGCAGAGATCTATTTCTTTCAGGAGATAGACTGGAAAAGTACCCGCTCCTATAAAGATAATCAACTGGAGCAGATTTCAGATATTCTCAGAGGTAAATCCTATGCCTTTGCATCCAATTACAGAGTAAAATATATCCCCTCCCCCCGGATCATCGGCACTCAGTACGGCTCAGTCCATTCAGGCCTGGCAGTATATTCTGATTACACAATGAAGAAGGCGGAGCGGCATGCCCTGCCGGGTAACTATACCTGGCCCAAGAAGATTTTCTTTCTGGACCGCTGCCTGCTTATGACAGTACTACCGGAAAAGTCCGGAAGGGAGTGGGTTCTCATAAACCTTCATACATCGGCCTATGACAAGGGCGGTTTTCTTAAAAAAGAGCAGCTTGAGTTCATAAAAACGCTGGCCTCCGAGGAATTTGAGAAGGGTCGGTATGTAGTAATAGGTGGAGACTGGAACAGCTTTATGCCGGGCACCGATGCTGATCAGTTCACATCCACTGAAACTGCCCAGGAATTCTACCAGCCCCTGCCTGAAGACTGGTCCATGCCGGGTTGGTCCTGGGCTTTTGATCCGAAAGTGGCGACAAACCGTTCACTGAAAGACCCTTATGAGGCGGGAAAGAGTTTCAAATGTGTAATAGACGGCTTCCTGGTATCACCCAATGTTGATATTCTTGAAGTGAAAGGAATCGACCTGAATTTTGCAAACTCCGATCATAACCCAGTTATGCTGCGAGTCGGCATGAAATAG
- a CDS encoding Ig-like domain-containing protein encodes MSFQSLQKKIFVLIALSLLVLSPLAAGDKTVMLDSSDPPAAAVDVLVDAEFVLTFTSNVINMKVSDNNRSCFTLLNDNGESVALEVLMADDQIEPEFKRIIRVKAHENLNKDSGYSIVISGKLKAKNGSTLGEDTTISFRTAP; translated from the coding sequence ATGTCATTTCAGTCTTTGCAGAAAAAAATCTTTGTTCTTATTGCTCTCAGTCTTCTGGTTCTGTCACCTCTTGCCGCCGGTGATAAAACCGTAATGCTTGACTCAAGTGATCCTCCTGCAGCTGCTGTTGATGTTTTGGTGGATGCAGAGTTTGTTCTGACCTTTACCAGCAATGTTATCAATATGAAGGTTTCAGATAACAACAGAAGCTGTTTTACCCTGCTTAATGACAATGGAGAATCGGTGGCCCTTGAGGTTCTTATGGCTGATGATCAGATTGAGCCTGAGTTTAAACGGATTATCAGAGTGAAAGCACATGAGAATCTGAATAAAGACTCTGGGTACTCAATTGTTATTTCCGGAAAGCTGAAGGCTAAAAACGGTTCCACCCTGGGAGAGGATACAACAATCTCTTTCCGGACTGCACCGTAA
- a CDS encoding iron ABC transporter permease, with amino-acid sequence MLGSLFVGRYPVGGGDVLGSLASVFRGGPLNDEGPESRIILYIRLPRAILGMLVGGSLAVSGASLQGLFRNPLVSSGMLGVSSGAGFGAALAIILFGTSIMTIGFSFLFGLLAVIFSFMVGRIYNAKAHITLVLGGMVISSLFSAMLSFLKYVADPYDQLPAIVFWLMGSLASARYQDILIAGIPMLAGCLGLILFSYRINVLSMGEREAGTLGINVPAARIFVVICTTLATAAAVCVSGSINWVGLIIPHMGRMIVGSDNRWLLPFSFSLGGCFLIVVDLISRSISGSELPLGILTSFLGAPFFIYLLYRTKARGWQ; translated from the coding sequence ATGCTGGGCTCACTTTTTGTGGGGCGCTATCCTGTGGGAGGGGGGGATGTTCTGGGTAGCCTTGCTTCAGTATTCAGGGGCGGGCCGCTTAATGACGAGGGTCCCGAAAGCAGAATTATCCTCTATATCCGTCTTCCCCGGGCTATCCTGGGGATGCTTGTGGGAGGGAGTCTTGCTGTTTCCGGTGCATCCCTTCAGGGGCTGTTTCGTAATCCCCTTGTAAGTTCCGGAATGCTTGGTGTCAGCTCGGGTGCAGGCTTTGGTGCGGCACTGGCGATTATTCTTTTTGGTACCTCCATTATGACGATTGGTTTTTCCTTCCTCTTCGGGCTGCTGGCAGTGATTTTCAGCTTTATGGTGGGAAGAATATATAATGCCAAGGCACATATCACTCTTGTTCTGGGAGGGATGGTGATCAGTTCACTCTTTTCAGCCATGCTCTCATTTCTCAAATATGTGGCCGATCCCTATGATCAGCTTCCTGCTATTGTTTTCTGGCTTATGGGGAGTCTGGCTTCAGCCCGGTATCAGGATATTCTTATTGCAGGAATTCCCATGCTGGCCGGTTGTCTGGGACTCATCTTATTCAGTTATAGAATCAATGTACTCTCCATGGGTGAACGGGAGGCCGGGACTCTGGGAATCAATGTTCCCGCTGCCCGCATCTTTGTTGTTATATGCACCACCCTGGCTACAGCAGCTGCGGTCTGTGTGAGCGGCAGTATTAACTGGGTCGGCCTTATTATTCCCCACATGGGACGGATGATCGTGGGCAGTGACAATCGCTGGCTCCTTCCCTTCAGCTTCTCTCTGGGGGGCTGTTTTCTTATTGTGGTGGACCTGATTTCCCGTTCAATCAGCGGCAGTGAGCTTCCCCTTGGAATCCTTACATCATTTCTGGGAGCACCCTTCTTCATTTATCTCCTCTACCGGACAAAGGCACGGGGCTGGCAATGA
- a CDS encoding ABC transporter ATP-binding protein translates to MKDHLLEVENLHFSYGSKQVLKGLDLSLEEGEVLCLLGPNGCGKTTLLDCILKLLTPPSGSVTIMGKDQKNLNPQELAKITAYVPQKHSSHFPFTVSDFVLMGRTPYTGILGAPGREDRKLVLRVLTELGLETLKDKDYSRLSGGEARMVLIARALVQEAPLLIMDEPGSHLDYRNEILMLETILSLVKNRKRSVLMSTHSPNQVFFLENCGLPVRAAVLQEGIIQESGRPMDILTPENLKRVYGVRTALVNHMDGNHSINNIIPIPSNRKAE, encoded by the coding sequence ATGAAAGATCATCTCCTGGAAGTCGAAAATCTTCATTTCAGTTATGGCAGTAAACAGGTATTGAAAGGTCTGGATCTGAGTCTGGAAGAGGGAGAAGTCCTCTGTCTTCTGGGACCGAACGGCTGCGGCAAGACAACACTGCTGGACTGTATACTGAAGCTTCTTACCCCCCCTTCCGGATCTGTGACCATTATGGGGAAAGATCAGAAGAACCTGAATCCTCAGGAGCTGGCAAAAATTACAGCCTATGTTCCTCAAAAGCACAGCAGTCATTTTCCATTTACTGTTTCAGATTTTGTACTGATGGGACGGACTCCCTATACGGGTATTCTTGGAGCTCCGGGAAGAGAGGATCGGAAACTGGTGTTGAGGGTTCTGACAGAACTGGGTCTGGAAACCCTGAAGGACAAGGATTACTCAAGGCTCTCGGGAGGCGAAGCCCGTATGGTGCTTATCGCCAGAGCCCTGGTTCAGGAGGCACCCCTGCTGATTATGGATGAACCCGGGAGTCATCTGGATTACAGAAATGAGATCCTTATGCTTGAGACCATTCTTTCTCTTGTAAAAAACAGAAAGCGTTCGGTCCTCATGTCCACCCATTCTCCCAATCAGGTCTTTTTTCTTGAAAACTGCGGACTCCCTGTCAGGGCGGCAGTGCTGCAGGAGGGAATCATACAGGAATCTGGCAGGCCTATGGATATCCTGACTCCAGAAAATCTTAAAAGAGTGTACGGAGTCCGTACGGCTCTTGTAAATCATATGGACGGGAATCATTCCATAAACAATATAATTCCCATCCCTTCCAACAGAAAGGCTGAATAA
- a CDS encoding ABC transporter substrate-binding protein yields MIFVVSQQLTARGMQDQPEQLNQNLSEESSVPEGRLITDSFGREVLIPESVERVACLYAFSGHVTTMLGCGEDIVAVVPGLKRDKMLNQLNPSLADAAVTTLDGVVHIEELLKMEPDLVFLKGESARLEAEVEKLERFDIPYLVIEYKSIEEQMEAISIIASALNREEKGREFNHYYQQTMDRVKNLLSSLPADKRIRVYHSVNEAVRTDAAGTLPAEWLEICAVDNVSIGETLKFRDNKFFASLEQIYLWDPEVIICNEGGVDEYLLSNEMWGGLKAVKNKDVYQIPIGISRWGHPGGMETPLAILWTAVTLYPEYTGDINLDQEIREFYSRFFSIDIDDETIARIKDGSGMRAPKGE; encoded by the coding sequence ATGATTTTTGTAGTCAGTCAGCAGCTGACAGCCCGCGGGATGCAGGATCAGCCGGAGCAGCTGAACCAGAATCTGTCTGAGGAGAGCTCTGTTCCGGAAGGACGATTGATTACAGATTCCTTCGGCCGGGAAGTGCTTATTCCCGAATCAGTTGAGCGAGTCGCCTGCCTATACGCCTTTTCCGGTCATGTCACCACCATGCTGGGCTGTGGTGAGGATATCGTTGCGGTTGTACCCGGGCTGAAAAGGGATAAAATGCTCAATCAGCTGAATCCCTCACTGGCAGATGCAGCGGTAACAACTCTTGACGGAGTGGTTCATATTGAAGAACTCCTCAAAATGGAACCCGATCTTGTTTTTCTGAAAGGAGAGAGTGCCCGTCTGGAAGCTGAAGTGGAGAAGCTGGAGCGTTTTGATATTCCCTATCTGGTTATTGAATACAAGAGTATTGAGGAACAGATGGAGGCCATCAGTATTATTGCTTCTGCACTGAACCGTGAGGAGAAGGGCCGGGAGTTTAATCATTACTACCAGCAGACCATGGACAGAGTGAAGAACCTCCTCAGCTCTCTACCCGCTGATAAACGGATCAGAGTCTATCACTCTGTGAATGAAGCGGTCCGAACCGATGCTGCCGGAACTCTACCGGCTGAATGGCTGGAGATCTGTGCTGTAGATAATGTCTCCATTGGAGAGACTCTTAAATTCAGAGACAATAAGTTTTTTGCCTCCCTGGAGCAGATTTATCTCTGGGACCCTGAAGTGATAATCTGCAATGAAGGCGGTGTAGACGAATATCTTTTGAGTAATGAGATGTGGGGCGGCTTAAAGGCGGTAAAGAATAAGGATGTGTATCAGATTCCCATCGGGATCTCACGCTGGGGACATCCCGGCGGTATGGAGACTCCCCTTGCCATTCTCTGGACAGCCGTCACTCTCTATCCTGAATATACTGGGGATATAAATCTCGATCAGGAGATCAGAGAGTTTTATTCCCGCTTCTTCTCTATCGATATTGATGATGAAACCATTGCCCGTATCAAAGATGGCAGCGGTATGCGTGCACCCAAGGGAGAGTAA
- the pabB gene encoding aminodeoxychorismate synthase component I produces the protein MIPVQKGEALIHDAAEGHWLYFRNPLAVYSTTVHSEIPSLIRYIHKRVCSERLYAAGFISYDASPGFDKALPASQEVKTPLLSFSLYEAPEIIKELHFESSEKDNKELKWTPCISKDEYNKGFSAVKEYIRTGHSYQVNYTYRLEAEFNGDPRDLFCRMQRAQNASYGAYLDYGDMVVASASPELFFSLNGDRIMTKPMKGTAPRGMTTKEDRKIAQEFYHSEKNRAENMMIVDMIRNDLGRIARSGTVRVPRLFEIEKYPTLWQMTTEVHAQTDAEIPEILENLFPCASITGAPKYRTMEIIKELESTARGLYTGSIGYWGPHRRAQFNVAIRTAMMNRNEQTARYGTGGGVVWDSTMEGEYEESLTKTGILSRKERVFSLLETLKWTKEDGFILLERHIKRLEESADYFDYPCRTGDIKKALEKTSGSFRGEEAQRVRLLLDRDGEIHIEAQPLNEQDSKGLRTLKRADYPMSSRNPFLFHKTTEREIYKNLLKENPDYDDVLLWNEQGEITESCIANIVLVLKGIHYTPPVSCGLLAGTMRQEMLEQGVLKERVVKAAEIAEADEIYLINSVRGIMRVNYSE, from the coding sequence ATGATTCCGGTACAGAAAGGAGAAGCCCTCATCCATGATGCCGCCGAGGGACACTGGCTTTATTTCAGGAATCCCCTTGCTGTCTACAGCACAACAGTTCATTCAGAGATACCCTCACTTATCAGATATATTCATAAAAGGGTCTGCAGTGAAAGACTCTATGCCGCCGGATTTATCAGCTATGATGCCTCACCGGGCTTTGATAAGGCTCTGCCTGCCTCTCAGGAAGTAAAGACTCCCCTCCTTTCATTCTCCCTCTACGAGGCGCCGGAGATAATAAAAGAACTGCATTTTGAGAGCAGTGAAAAAGATAATAAGGAACTGAAGTGGACTCCCTGCATCAGCAAAGATGAATACAATAAGGGGTTTTCGGCTGTAAAGGAATATATAAGAACCGGTCACAGTTATCAGGTTAATTATACATACAGACTGGAGGCAGAGTTCAATGGAGACCCCCGGGATCTGTTCTGCCGGATGCAGAGGGCACAAAATGCTTCATACGGGGCCTATCTGGATTACGGTGATATGGTGGTAGCCTCTGCGTCCCCCGAGCTTTTCTTCTCACTGAACGGGGATAGGATAATGACAAAACCGATGAAGGGTACAGCTCCCAGAGGAATGACCACCAAAGAAGATAGAAAGATTGCTCAGGAATTCTACCATTCAGAGAAGAACAGGGCCGAGAATATGATGATTGTGGATATGATCCGAAATGATCTGGGACGGATAGCCCGAAGCGGAACAGTCCGGGTACCCAGGCTCTTTGAAATTGAGAAATACCCGACACTCTGGCAGATGACAACAGAAGTCCATGCCCAAACGGATGCAGAAATCCCGGAGATTCTTGAAAACCTGTTTCCCTGCGCCTCCATAACCGGAGCCCCCAAGTACAGAACAATGGAAATTATTAAAGAGCTTGAATCCACAGCCCGGGGACTCTATACCGGTTCAATAGGATACTGGGGACCCCATAGAAGGGCACAGTTCAATGTAGCCATCCGGACGGCCATGATGAACCGAAACGAACAGACAGCCCGATATGGAACTGGAGGTGGAGTAGTATGGGACTCCACAATGGAAGGGGAATATGAAGAGTCACTCACAAAGACAGGTATTCTCAGTAGAAAAGAGAGAGTATTTTCACTGTTGGAAACACTGAAATGGACAAAAGAAGATGGATTCATTCTTTTGGAACGACATATAAAACGCCTTGAAGAATCGGCAGACTACTTTGACTATCCCTGCAGAACGGGAGATATTAAGAAGGCTTTAGAAAAAACATCCGGAAGCTTCAGGGGTGAAGAGGCTCAGAGAGTACGGCTGCTTCTTGATAGAGATGGAGAAATACACATTGAGGCACAGCCCCTGAATGAGCAGGATTCCAAGGGCCTCAGGACCTTGAAGAGAGCTGATTATCCTATGAGCAGCAGAAATCCATTTCTCTTTCATAAGACTACAGAACGGGAGATCTATAAGAATCTTCTGAAGGAGAATCCTGATTATGATGATGTACTTCTATGGAATGAACAGGGAGAAATCACAGAGAGCTGCATTGCCAATATTGTACTTGTTCTGAAAGGGATTCATTACACTCCTCCCGTGAGCTGTGGGCTTTTAGCCGGTACCATGAGACAGGAGATGCTTGAACAGGGAGTTCTGAAGGAGAGAGTTGTCAAAGCAGCAGAAATAGCTGAAGCAGATGAAATCTACCTTATCAATTCTGTCAGAGGTATTATGAGAGTCAATTACAGTGAATGA